Proteins from a genomic interval of Tachyglossus aculeatus isolate mTacAcu1 chromosome 8, mTacAcu1.pri, whole genome shotgun sequence:
- the MYL9 gene encoding myosin regulatory light polypeptide 9: MSSKRAKAKTTKKRPQRATSNVFAMFDQSQIQEFKEAFNMIDQNRDGFIDKEDLHDMLASLGKNPTDEYLEGMMSEAPGPINFTMFLTMFGEKLNGTDPEDVIRNAFACFDEEASGVIHEDHLRELLTTMGDRFTDEEVDEMYREAPIDKKGNFNYVEFTRILKHGAKDKDD, translated from the exons ATGTCCAGCAAGCGGGCCAAAGCCAAGACCACCAAGAAGCGTCCCCAGCGCGCCACCTCCAATGTCTTCGCCATGTTTGACCAGTCTCAGATCCAGGAGTTCAAGGAGGCCTTCAACATGATAGACCAGAACCGGGACGGCTTCATCGACAAGGAGGACCTGCACGACATGCTAGCCTCGCTAG GCAAGAACCCCACAGATGAATACTTGGAGGGCATGATGAGTGAGGCTCCGGGCCCCATCAACTTCACCATGTTCCTCACGATGTTCGGGGAGAAACTCAACGGGACCGACCCCGAGGACGTCATCCGCAACGCCTTTGCCTGCTTCGATGAGGAGGCCTCAG gagtcatACACGAAGACCACCTGCGGGAACTGCTCACCACCATGGGTGATCGGTTCACGGACGAGGAGGTGGATGAAATGTACCGAGAGGCTCCCATCGACAAAAAGGGCAACTTCAACTATGTAGAATTCACTCGCATCCTCAAGCATGGGGCCAAAGACAAGGATGATTAG